From Pontibacillus halophilus JSM 076056 = DSM 19796, one genomic window encodes:
- a CDS encoding phospholipase, translated as MPKRQTRPSSPFKFCLFPGYRYCGPGCSGPGAPFNGADACCKAHDECYRKHGRSCLCDLKFMRCLESRINPHTREGRQARLMHNYMRLQTRRCHEL; from the coding sequence ATGCCCAAACGTCAAACGCGTCCATCGTCCCCGTTCAAGTTCTGCTTATTCCCAGGTTACCGCTATTGCGGACCTGGATGTTCAGGACCAGGGGCTCCCTTCAACGGTGCCGATGCTTGTTGCAAAGCACACGATGAATGTTATCGAAAGCATGGAAGGTCTTGCTTATGTGATTTAAAGTTCATGCGGTGTCTCGAGTCTCGTATAAATCCCCACACACGAGAAGGCCGCCAAGCCAGACTCATGCACAACTACATGAGACTACAAACCCGACGTTGCCATGAATTATAA